CTCAGCTCTTTCATGCGCTCTATTCTGTACTCCTCCACGAGGCGGAGGAGTCTCTCCGCCTCCCTCTCCCTGTCCTCTTCTTTCCACTCGGCCAGAAGTGCCTCTATGGCCCGCTCAAGGGTTTCCCGCTCCACAACCGCGAACTCATCGACGCGCTTGACGTCGAGTTCATCTCCTGTGAAGAAGGGAAGGTGTGCCTCCCTGAAAACCTCCCTGACCGGCTCCGGAAGGGGTTTCTCCGTTATCAGCGCCCGGATTCCCTTCTCAACCAGCTCCTCCGCTATGGCCCTTCCCGCTCCAGCAGGATTAATCACGAACAGAACATCGCCCCTCTTTACGCCGATCTCACGCTCCAGCTTTTCGAGCTCGCGCCAGCTGAGGACGTTCATGACCTTCAGGGGGACGGCGGAGCCCCTTATCTCCACCACGTTCATCCTCTTTACATGAACAAGATCCCTGCTCAACCTCTCTATGACGGCCTTTGCTTCGCGGAGCTGCTTCTCAAGGATCTCTATGCGCTTCACCTTCGCCTCAAGCTCCCTCTCACGGAGAACCTTCCTCCGGACCTCCTCATCGTAATCCACGAGCCGTCTCTCAAGTCTGCCTATCGTCTTCCGCTGCTCCTTTATTATCTCCCTCAGCTCGGCGTTTTCCCTCTCAAGGAACTCTACCCTCCTCTCCAGCTCACGGATACGTTTGATGTAGGGCCCAACATCGATGCTGGGCTTCTCCTCGGGCTTTTCTTCCCCCTTAGGCCTCTCACGAAGGGTAACCCGCTGCATGGCCTCGCCGAGGTTGTAGCCCTGGATGACCAAGGCCTTGACTTCCTCGGCCTTACTGGTCAGCCCAGCCTCCCGGAGCTTAGCGTCAACGTGCTCAAGCTTGGGCTTCAGCCGAAGGTAGGCCTTGTAGGCCGCAGCCAGAGCGTCGCGCTGGTGGTCGTCGTCTACGCTTATCCCCAGGTTCCGCAGGAGTTCGTTCTTCTCCTCAACGCGGAGGCTCTCCCTGGGAACGAAAAGGCTGGCCTTGAAGGAGCGGGCTATCTTCTCGACGAAGCCAGGCGCCGGGTTCACGTCGGTGGCCACAACAACGGGGTGTCCAACGTCGCTTATAAACCGGAAGACCTCGCCGACCGGCATGTTCCTCTCGCTGTGGAGGGCAACGATGCGGCCGTTTAGGTCTATGGCAGCTATGCCGACGGTTATTCCGGGGTCTATGCCCACTATGATACTCCTCCTCTCGCGTATAGCCTCCTCGCCCTTCAGGGGAGCGAAGCCGAGCTCGGCCCTCTCGACCGGCTGGATCCTCACCTCGACGTCCCCACCACGGGTGGGCTTTATCAGTCCAGCCAGCTCTTCCCTGCTGGCGTAGACCTTGAACTCGCCCTTGGCCAGGCCGTAGTCCTTTTCCTCAACTTCCAGGTCAAAAGGTATGTCGGCCCTCCTGAGCCTGTCCTCTATCTCCCTCACCTTGTCGCGGACGAGGTTGTGAACCCTTTTCCGATAGCGGTCCTGGCTCCAGCCACCCTTCCCGTGGCTTCTCCCCCGGGTTACCTTGATTATCACCTCGTCCTCGAAGGCAAGAACCTCGTAGCCGACCCCCTTGCTGGCCAGTAAAGCTGAAAGCTTGGCCTCCTCGTAGGGGTCGAACCTGTCGGTTATCCTTATCCCGTGCTCCTTAGCTAAACTCTGGAGGCTCCTCTGCTCGCCCGGCCTTCCGGTTACCTGGACGAGCTTCGTGCCGCCTGGAAGGGAGCGGAGGAACTTCCTGAGGTCGTCGCCGAGCTCGGTAACGCTGTCTATGGCCACTATATCCGGCCTCTTGGACTGGATAAAGCGAATTAGTCTGTATAAGGTGAACTCACCCTTTTTCTCAAGCCTGCCGTTGAACCAGCTTACCACCGCAAACCTCTTGGGGTTCTCGCTTATTATGTCCACTCCGAGGATTAGAATAGGCCTCACCCTCTGGGGGTTCTGTAAGAAGGTTGGAGGGGCCATTTAAAAAGATTATCAGGCCTTTAGGGAGGTTCTGATGGCGACTTCAAAGGCCTTCTTTATGGTCTCAACGGCCATTGAGGGCCTTGGCTTTTCTAAGGCCTGTTCGTGACTGAAAGGAACGTGGA
This window of the Thermococcus thermotolerans genome carries:
- a CDS encoding DUF460 domain-containing protein, yielding MAPPTFLQNPQRVRPILILGVDIISENPKRFAVVSWFNGRLEKKGEFTLYRLIRFIQSKRPDIVAIDSVTELGDDLRKFLRSLPGGTKLVQVTGRPGEQRSLQSLAKEHGIRITDRFDPYEEAKLSALLASKGVGYEVLAFEDEVIIKVTRGRSHGKGGWSQDRYRKRVHNLVRDKVREIEDRLRRADIPFDLEVEEKDYGLAKGEFKVYASREELAGLIKPTRGGDVEVRIQPVERAELGFAPLKGEEAIRERRSIIVGIDPGITVGIAAIDLNGRIVALHSERNMPVGEVFRFISDVGHPVVVATDVNPAPGFVEKIARSFKASLFVPRESLRVEEKNELLRNLGISVDDDHQRDALAAAYKAYLRLKPKLEHVDAKLREAGLTSKAEEVKALVIQGYNLGEAMQRVTLRERPKGEEKPEEKPSIDVGPYIKRIRELERRVEFLERENAELREIIKEQRKTIGRLERRLVDYDEEVRRKVLRERELEAKVKRIEILEKQLREAKAVIERLSRDLVHVKRMNVVEIRGSAVPLKVMNVLSWRELEKLEREIGVKRGDVLFVINPAGAGRAIAEELVEKGIRALITEKPLPEPVREVFREAHLPFFTGDELDVKRVDEFAVVERETLERAIEALLAEWKEEDREREAERLLRLVEEYRIERMKELRRKAEEESKHR